In Porites lutea chromosome 7, jaPorLute2.1, whole genome shotgun sequence, a single window of DNA contains:
- the LOC140943617 gene encoding monocarboxylate transporter 12-like, which produces MNQVYCIRNISSFEQDSVWSWFICFCCSICLMMSVGLNYALGVLFPVLMESFNESRERTAWVSSITMAVFLIFGPFMGAFVNRFGCRITITVGCLVCATGLVLGSLAPNIVILYLAFSVPFGIGMSSLYISSPVAVSQYFSKRRALALATATSGPGLGTMIYGPTLQALVDAFDWRNTMRILAGLLAVASFTGCFVKSNSSLSGQRQDMNAKKFSLNFSACKNPRFLMLLAMAVVSNFGRIVPYVHLIKHCDDLGIPPGKSTTLFLLIGLFASTGRLMAGFLCDIRFINSQFLYQAAVFTVGASTLLLIPAKTYASVAVVIVLFSLADGLMISTFIIDLFKSMKESQRASCLGFAMFMGGVFVFFAPPLSGLIADKYGNYTFAFLMSGGVLVIGSLFPFFLLCSKQKNVEENEGVEHLEVLMDRDQVQIKKNSESNNLSPTTVWVMQDSVSSSEVVARSTNKLATAKRPVSFLWAMESPFNLPPPLRTSN; this is translated from the exons ATGAACCAAGTTTACTGCATCAGGAACATTTCCTCTTTCGAGCAAGACAGTGTTTGGTCCtggttcatttgtttttgttgctcaATATGCCTGATGATGTCTGTTGGATTAAACTATGCTCTCGGCGTACTTTTCCCTGTTCTTATGGAGTCTTTCAACGAAAGCAGAGAAAGAACAG caTGGGTAAGTTCTATCACCATGGCAGTGTTTCTCATCTTTGGTCCTTTTATGGGTGCCTTTGTGAACCGCTTCGGCTGCCGCATCACCATTACTGTAGGCTGTCTGGTCTGTGCCACAGGCCTAGTTTTGGGATCTCTGGCTCCAAACATCGTAATTCTTTATCTTGCTTTTAGTGTACCATTCGGGATCGGGATGTCGTCCTTATACATCTCTTCGCCTGTAGCTGTGAGCCAGTACTTCAGCAAGAGGAGAGCGCTCGCACTAGCGACTGCCACCTCGGGACCAGGGCTCGGGACAATGATATATGGTCCCACACTACAAGCTTTAGTGGACGCTTTTGACTGGAGAAACACCATGCGTATTTTGGCTGGTTTGTTGGCTGTTGCCTCTTTCACTGGGTGTTTTGTGAAAAGCAACAGTTCTTTGTCGGGTCAACGCCAGGACATGAATGCCAAGAagtttagtttgaatttttctgCATGCAAGAATCCAAGGTTTCTCATGTTGTTGGCTATGGCAGTTGTGAGTAATTTTGGTCGCATTGTACCTTACGTACATTTG ATAAAACACTGTGATGACCTTGGAATTCCTCCTGGCAAGAGTACTACGCTTTTTCTGCTTATTGGATTATTTGCATCAACTGGCCGACTCATGGCCGGCTTTCTTTGTGACATTAGATTCATTAACTCCCAGTTCCTTTACCAGGCAGCTGTGTTCACAGTGGGCGCCTCCACCCTTCTTCTCATTCCTGCAAAGACATACGCTTCCGTGGCTGTTGTCATCGTTCTGTTCAGTCTGGCGGACGGATTGATGATATCAACATTTATTATTGATCTATTTAAGTCCATGAAGGAATCTCAAAGAGCCTCTTGCCTCGGGTTTGCCATGTTCATGGGTGGAGTGTTTGTATTTTTTGCTCCCCCTCTGTCAG GACTGATAGCGGACAAGTACGGGAACTACACATTTGCTTTCCTAATGTCCGGTGGAGTACTAGTGATTGGATcgctgtttcctttttttctgctgtgcagtaaacaaaaaaatgtcgaGGAAAATGAGGGTGTAGAGCACCTAGAAGTACTAATGGACAGGGATCAAGTACAGATAAAGAAAAATAGTGAGAGTAATAATCTGTCACCAACGACGGTGTGGGTGATGCAGGATTCAGTGTCCTCAAGTGAAGTGGTTGCAAGATCCACCAATAAATTGGCCACTGCCAAGAGaccagtttcttttttgtgGGCCATGGAAAGCCCGTTTAACCTTCCACCTCCTTTAAGAACGTCAAACTAA
- the LOC140942752 gene encoding WD repeat-containing protein 26-like has product MHKSKRTSSGSDGETSTSNGECIANGDSKSHLKRKIVHRNDEDVVRLIVQHLQGLGLNKSVEVLMQESGCRLEHPSAAKFRESVMAGDWERADAILKELRPLVENKEDISKMRFCLMEQKFLEFLEDDRPIDALHCLRTELTPLKCNRERVHHLSGLIMCTNEEELHKRAQWNGKGSLSRQKLMDRLQSFLPASVMLPPHRLRTLLNQAVELQKDRCPYHNTKLEVGMNSFSLLSDHLCTRNDFPCETKYTLTEHCDEVWFLRFSHNGSKLATGSRDGTVIIWDVSNGEPTHLRTMEGHSFGVGHLAWSPDDTYLIACGPEDCSELWIWNTETGELKCRMSQSTDDSLTCCAWNPDSKRFYTGGKRGQFYQCALDGSVMDTWEGVRVTGLHCLGGGGSTVLAADTHNRIRAYNFDELNDSNLIQEDHSIMSFSVSDDGRHALLNIASQGVHLWDIRDRILIRKYQGPRQEKYTIYSCFGGANQNFLASGSEDHKVYIWHSKREKPIAVLSGHTRTVNCVSWNSKDPTMLASASDDGTVRIWGPVGRFSKSDCGSTAV; this is encoded by the exons ATGCACAAATCGAAACGGACTTCTAGTGGAAGTGATGGCGAAACTAGTACTTCTAACGGTGAATGCATAGCCAATGGAGACAGCAAGAGCCATCTAAAAAGGAAGATTGTTCACAGAAACGACGAAGATGTCGTTCGGCTAATAGTACAACATTTGCAAGGTTTAGGCTTGAA CAAATCAGTTGAGGTCCTCATGCAGGAATCAGGCTGTAGACTAGAACATCCTTCAGCGGCAAAATTTCGCGAGAGCGTGATGGCCGGCGATTGGGAAAGG GCGGACGCTATCCTTAAAGAGCTCAGACCATTGGTTGAGAACAAAGAAGACATCTCG aaaatgaGGTTTTGCCTGATGGAACAGAAGTTTTTAGAATTCCTTGAAGATGATAGACCTATAGATGCTCTTCACTGTTTAAGAACCGAGCTTACACCTTTAAAGTGCAACAGAGAAAGGGTACACCATCTCAGTGG GTTAATTATGTGTACAAATGAAGAGGAGCTTCACAAGCGAGCTCAGTGGAATGGCAAAGGATCTCTGTCAAGACAAAAACTAATGGATAGACTTCAAT CATTTTTACCAGCATCTGTGATGCTACCTCCACATCGACTAAGAACATTACTAAACCAAGCAGTTGAGCTGCAAAAAGACAGATGTCCATATCATAATACTAAACTTGAAGTTGGAATGAATTCATTTTCCCTTCTGAGTGATCATCTTTGTACAAG GAATGACTTCCCTTGTGAAACCAAATACACATTAACGGAACACTGTGATGAG GTCTGGTTTCTTAGGTTTTCTCACAATGGATCTAAGCTTGCTACTGGATCTCGAGATGGTACAGTCATAATCTGGGATGTTTCA AATGGTGAACCCACACATCTTAGAACAATGGAAGGACATTCATTTGGGGTTGGTCATTTAGCCTGGAGTCCAGATGACACATACCTTATTGCCTGTGGTCCTGAAGACTGTTCTGAATTATGGATTTGGAATACGGAA ACAGGAGAGCTGAAATGTAGAATGAGTCAGTCGACAGATGATAGTCTCACATGTTGTGCCTGGAATCCTGATAGCAAGAGGTTTTACACTGGTGGGAAAAGGGGGCAGTTTTACCAATGT GCTCTCGATGGTAGTGTGATGGATACGTGGGAAGGTGTCAGAGTCACAGGGCTTCATTGTTTAGGTGGTGGAGGCAGTACTGTTCTGGCTGCGGACACACACAACAGAATTAGAGCTTACAATTTTGACGAATTAAATGATAGTAACTT AATTCAAGAAGACCATTCGATCATGTCATTTTCTGTATCGGACGATGGTCGGCACGCACTTTTAAACATAGCTTCACAG GGAGTTCATTTATGGGACATTAGAGATCGAATATTAATCAGGAAATATCAGGGTCCAAGACAGGAAAAGTATACAATATACTCATGTTTCGGTGGTGCTAATCAGAACTTCCTTGCTAGCGGTAGTGAAG ATCACAAGGTGTACATCTGGCATTCAAAACGTGAAAAACCAATTGCGGTGCTCAGTGGACACACGAGAACTGTAAACTGTGTCAGTTGGAATTCAAAGGATCCCACTATGTTAGCGTCGGCCAGTGACGACGGAACTGTAAGAATATGGGGTCCTGTTGGTAGATTTTCTAAATCAG ATTGTGGAAGTACCGCTGTGTAA
- the LOC140943618 gene encoding protein TTE1956-like, producing MVVVGAAILPHGAMVFDGDPNSASPACRERNISMPADLIGNCSKLYNSCERVGDRVAKMNPDVVLLVTPHGIALSSGSYGVYMANAARGNALWNDCFQDIELSIPLDTEISKKLLGFVQEKGFKADGIITFSLAEAPLRWGEVIPLWFVNKKVDSDKVKYVIVTFARIYEEEGFNARAMGRALHEFASSLQQRVAVVISGDLAHTHTTEYCIPLYLPDPRWDLKPTGIAEEFDRACELWARGIPYGEVTKVGSAAFEETHPWVASHCAQWLQKVIEDDPVAKSCGRKGFQILHGILEKQIDDGGSVTSHFFTRHAPTYYGMMTVVFEVN from the exons ATGGTCGTTGTGGGTGCTGCGATCTTGCCTCATGGAGCAATGGTATTTGACGGGGATCCCAATTCAGCGAGCCCAGCATGTCGAGAAAGGAACATTTCCATGCCAGCAGATCTTATTGGAAATTGCTCCAAGTTGTACAACTCATGCGAGCGCGTGGGCGACCGTGTGGCCAAGATGAATCCGGATGTTGTGTTACTCGTCACCCCTCATGGAATCGCCCTGTCTTCTGGTTCATATGGTGTGTATATGGCGAACGCAGCTCGCGGAAACGCACTTTGGAACGACTGCTTTCAAGACATAGAACTCAGCATTCCTCTTGACACGGAGATCTCCAAAAAGTTGCTAGGGTTTGTGCAAGAAAAGGGTTTCAAAGCCGATGGTATTATCACGTTTTCTTTGGCTGAAGCACCTTTAAGGTGGGGCGAAGTTATACCTTTATGGTTCGTGAATAAGAAGGTTGACTCGGACAAAGTGAAGTATGTAATCGTTACTTTCGCGCGGATTTATGAGGAAGAAGGGTTTAATGCAAGGGCAATGGGGAGAGCCCTGCATGAATTTGCTTCAAGTCTTCAGCAGCGAGTAGCAGTGGTTATCAGTGGAGATTTGGCCCATACACATACCACAGAGTATTGCATTCCTCTCTACTTACCAG ATCCTAGATGGGACCTTAAACCTACTGGTATTGCAGAAGAATTTGATAGGGCATGTGAATTGTGGGCAAGAGGTATTCCATACGGTGAAGTTACAAAAGTGGGATCAG CTGCCTTTGAAGAGACTCACCCTTGGGTTGCAAGTCATTGTGCTCAGTGGCTTCAAAAGGTGATTGAAGATGACCCAGTAGCAAAGTCCTGTGGTAGAAAAGGTTTTCAAATTTTGCATGGTATTTTAGAGAAACAAATCGATGATGGAGGGAGTGTCACTTCTCATTTTTTTACCAGACATGCCCCAACATATTATGGAATGATGACTGTAGTTTTTGAGGTTAACTAA